A DNA window from Chloroflexota bacterium contains the following coding sequences:
- a CDS encoding type II toxin-antitoxin system VapC family toxin, which produces MPEDEPGLLDTNIFLHAHTTDAHSQECQRFILALEIGRVRARLEPMVVHELSYALPRYLQQMTRADVAEYLEMILSWPGVEADKETLLDTIRRWGSTPGLAFVDAYLAALASRRRCSVYTMNLRELRSQGVDAPSPLPN; this is translated from the coding sequence ATGCCTGAAGACGAGCCCGGCCTGCTTGACACGAACATTTTCCTCCACGCGCACACGACAGATGCTCACTCCCAGGAGTGCCAACGTTTCATTCTGGCGCTTGAGATCGGGCGAGTGCGTGCGCGGCTGGAACCGATGGTTGTGCATGAGTTGTCATATGCGCTTCCGCGCTACTTGCAGCAAATGACGCGGGCAGACGTGGCCGAGTACCTGGAGATGATTCTTAGCTGGCCGGGAGTGGAAGCCGACAAGGAGACGTTGTTGGACACGATTCGTCGATGGGGCAGCACGCCAGGTCTCGCATTCGTGGATGCGTACCTGGCGGCGCTGGCGAGTCGGCGCAGATGCAGCGTGTACACCATGAACCTGCGCGAACTGCGCTCTCAAGGAGTAGACGCTCCCTCACCTTTGCCCAACTGA
- a CDS encoding AbrB/MazE/SpoVT family DNA-binding domain-containing protein → MVLERVDSGGQIVLPADVQRAAGLAPGDMVSIDVTDRGTVEIRRIRPLRFAEALRRYRIEVPIDEAIDRERWQDVAARDVLGQSEDA, encoded by the coding sequence ATGGTCCTGGAACGAGTAGATTCTGGCGGACAGATCGTGCTTCCCGCGGACGTGCAGCGCGCGGCCGGCCTCGCTCCCGGGGACATGGTCAGCATCGACGTGACGGATCGGGGAACCGTGGAGATTCGTCGCATACGTCCACTCCGGTTCGCTGAGGCGCTCAGACGATATCGGATCGAGGTTCCTATCGATGAAGCTATCGACCGCGAGAGGTGGCAGGACGTAGCAGCGCGCGACGTTCTTGGGCAGAGCGAGGATGCCTGA